In a genomic window of Dyadobacter fermentans DSM 18053:
- a CDS encoding carbon-nitrogen hydrolase, with protein MAKKVNIGLVQMSCTSDVDANFQKATEKIREAAQKGANIICLQELFKSLYFCDIEDHSNFSLAEAIPGPSTESLGALARELGVVIIASLFEKRAHGLYHNTTAVLDADGAYLGKYRKMHIPDDPGYYEKFYFTPGDAPVTEQDTDGYRIFNTKFAKIGVLICWDQWYPEAARITSLMGAEILFYPTAIGWDVNEIDPIINEEQYGAWQTVQRGHAVANGVYVVSVNRVGREADQQFWGGSFIANPQGRLLYLAPHEGEVTHVEELDLEKLDFYRTTWPFLRDRRVDSYRPILKRFIDQP; from the coding sequence ATGGCAAAAAAAGTAAACATTGGTCTGGTGCAAATGAGCTGCACTTCGGACGTTGATGCTAACTTTCAGAAGGCTACCGAAAAAATCCGCGAAGCTGCGCAAAAAGGCGCGAATATCATTTGTCTGCAAGAGCTGTTCAAATCGCTCTATTTCTGCGACATTGAAGATCATTCCAATTTCAGTCTGGCCGAAGCCATTCCCGGCCCGTCGACCGAATCCCTCGGCGCGTTGGCAAGGGAACTGGGCGTGGTGATCATCGCCTCGCTGTTCGAAAAACGGGCGCACGGCTTGTACCATAATACCACCGCCGTGCTCGACGCCGACGGCGCCTACCTGGGCAAATACCGCAAAATGCACATCCCCGACGATCCGGGCTATTACGAGAAATTCTATTTTACGCCCGGCGACGCTCCCGTTACTGAGCAGGATACGGACGGCTACCGCATTTTCAATACCAAATTTGCCAAAATCGGCGTGCTCATCTGCTGGGACCAGTGGTACCCGGAAGCGGCCCGCATTACCAGCCTCATGGGCGCGGAAATCCTCTTCTACCCTACCGCCATCGGCTGGGATGTGAACGAAATCGATCCCATTATCAATGAAGAACAATACGGCGCCTGGCAGACCGTCCAGCGCGGACATGCCGTGGCGAATGGCGTGTACGTTGTTTCCGTGAACCGCGTAGGCCGCGAGGCCGATCAGCAGTTCTGGGGCGGCTCGTTCATCGCCAACCCGCAAGGCCGCCTGCTGTACCTCGCGCCGCACGAAGGCGAAGTGACGCACGTGGAAGAGCTGGACCTCGAAAAGCTCGACTTTTACCGCACGACCTGGCCCTTCCTCCGCGATCGCCGCGTGGATTCCTACCGGCCGATTTTGAAGCGGTTCATCGATCAGCCCTGA
- a CDS encoding SusC/RagA family TonB-linked outer membrane protein: MRKVLLLFIWACLCSPVALAQVRQLTGKVTAADDGLGLAGASIIYKGTNVGTNADADGNFSFSVPGDGVLVISYVGFLIKELPIGNQTKFDIKLDADTRQLAEVVVTAFGIEREKKALGYTVQEVKGSALTESRSTNVANALSGKIAGVRVQSNGGPGSGSTIQIRGSSSVSGNNQPLIVIDGVPMEQTANKTWGGGISEINPDNIKEMSVLKGPNAAALYGSRAANGVILITTKNGQGTKGLGVDINSNISFERPWIKPNFQNTYGGGNGYRTWYNDGWSGNITDPAEIAQYRAVYDARYPLVGSEGTDESWGAPMDGRLVRQWWTGDDVAPLTPQPNNWDEYWNTGRTITNSIALNGGNDKGYFRLGLSRVDQTGIMYYNDFHRNNFRINSGYNLTKNLSITLSGEYIKSGSDNKSYGSGQEFIWSHRHVSWAQLRDYESYTGVHNQRGNDTDPPNWQHTFFTNPYFSQRNLPQSNEKDRLLGNIALNYKILPSLSIMLRSGTDYWSDTRVNVSNFLRVRNGVRTPGRFSEEVLRSQETNSDFMLTYNKDISADFGLNVQVGGIQRTNYYKRNYFYVGEMVVDGLYNAGNSVPSQNTIESEIRKSETQSLFGTANLSWRDALFLDLTARNDWSSTLPANARSYFYPSASLSAVLTELFDVKSNVFTFGKVRASYAQVGNDATPYQLAQTFLAKGSWNGAVPKFSENIEIANSGLKPEITTGLELGADLRFLKGKIGLDVTYYKQTTKDQILGVEISKASGYNTRILNAGKITNQGVEISVSGTPVKLAGGFSWDVSLNWARNRNKVIELAEGLTTYTLATQRGMSSEARVGQPYGTFYGVGFQKHNGQIVYGANGLPLTAAGQMLGNIQPDWIGGMLNTLNHKGFSLSALVDVRMGGDIYDEGTGTARWTGQYAETALGREEGVIGQGVREVTAADGSKSFVPNDIIVTANQLYGYANPRNYHESAIFDASYVKLREVSLGYSFSPSLLKKVKIQSAKISLVGRNVWMIFKNTPHIDPEIDAKGGNQQGFGYGELPSSRSIGANLSLSF; the protein is encoded by the coding sequence ATGCGTAAAGTTCTACTCTTATTTATATGGGCTTGTCTGTGTTCCCCGGTTGCTTTGGCGCAAGTGCGCCAGCTCACCGGCAAGGTAACGGCAGCCGATGATGGTCTCGGACTTGCAGGCGCGTCAATCATTTACAAAGGCACCAATGTGGGCACGAATGCCGATGCCGACGGAAATTTCAGCTTTTCGGTTCCGGGTGACGGCGTGCTCGTCATTTCTTACGTAGGTTTTCTGATCAAAGAGTTGCCGATCGGCAACCAAACCAAATTTGACATCAAGCTGGACGCCGACACGCGACAGCTGGCCGAGGTGGTGGTTACCGCATTCGGTATCGAGCGTGAGAAAAAGGCGTTGGGATATACAGTACAGGAAGTAAAAGGAAGCGCGCTGACGGAATCGCGCTCGACGAACGTGGCGAATGCACTTTCTGGTAAAATCGCCGGGGTGCGCGTACAATCGAACGGCGGTCCGGGCAGCGGTTCCACGATCCAGATCCGCGGCTCATCGTCCGTTTCGGGCAATAACCAGCCGCTGATCGTGATCGACGGCGTGCCGATGGAGCAAACCGCCAATAAAACCTGGGGCGGCGGCATTTCGGAGATCAACCCCGATAATATCAAGGAAATGTCGGTACTCAAAGGGCCTAATGCGGCTGCATTGTACGGCTCGCGCGCTGCCAACGGCGTTATTTTGATTACTACCAAAAACGGCCAGGGCACAAAAGGTCTTGGTGTGGACATCAACTCCAACATCAGCTTTGAGCGCCCGTGGATCAAACCGAACTTCCAGAACACTTACGGCGGCGGAAATGGCTACCGCACCTGGTATAACGACGGGTGGAGCGGCAACATCACCGATCCGGCAGAAATTGCGCAGTATCGCGCCGTTTATGACGCAAGATATCCTCTGGTTGGATCAGAGGGGACCGACGAAAGCTGGGGAGCTCCGATGGACGGACGCCTGGTGAGACAGTGGTGGACTGGTGACGATGTTGCACCACTGACTCCTCAGCCCAACAACTGGGACGAATACTGGAACACCGGCCGCACGATCACCAACAGCATTGCGCTGAACGGCGGCAACGACAAAGGCTACTTCCGCCTCGGCCTGAGCCGCGTGGACCAGACGGGCATTATGTATTACAATGATTTCCACCGGAACAACTTCCGCATTAATTCGGGCTATAATCTCACCAAAAACCTGAGCATTACGCTTTCGGGCGAGTATATCAAATCCGGCTCGGACAACAAAAGCTACGGCAGCGGACAGGAATTTATCTGGTCGCACCGGCACGTTTCCTGGGCGCAATTGCGGGATTACGAAAGCTACACCGGCGTGCACAACCAGCGCGGCAACGACACCGATCCGCCTAACTGGCAGCATACCTTCTTCACCAACCCGTATTTCTCGCAGCGCAACCTGCCTCAAAGCAACGAAAAGGACCGCCTGCTGGGTAACATCGCATTGAACTACAAGATTTTACCATCACTGAGCATTATGCTCCGCAGCGGCACCGATTACTGGTCGGATACCCGCGTGAATGTGTCCAACTTCCTCCGCGTCCGCAACGGCGTACGCACGCCGGGCCGCTTCTCCGAAGAAGTGCTCCGCAGCCAGGAAACCAACTCGGATTTCATGCTGACTTACAACAAGGACATTTCAGCTGATTTCGGGCTGAACGTGCAGGTCGGTGGCATTCAACGGACTAATTATTACAAAAGAAACTATTTCTATGTAGGCGAAATGGTGGTAGACGGCCTCTACAATGCGGGCAACTCCGTTCCAAGCCAAAACACCATTGAAAGCGAAATCCGCAAATCGGAGACGCAGAGCTTGTTCGGGACGGCTAACCTTTCGTGGAGGGATGCATTGTTCCTCGACCTCACTGCCCGCAACGACTGGTCGAGCACGCTGCCTGCGAATGCACGCTCGTACTTCTACCCTTCCGCGTCATTGAGTGCGGTGCTCACGGAATTGTTTGATGTAAAAAGCAATGTGTTCACGTTCGGCAAAGTACGTGCGAGCTATGCACAGGTAGGTAACGACGCCACGCCTTACCAATTGGCCCAAACCTTCCTCGCCAAAGGCTCCTGGAATGGCGCAGTGCCCAAATTTTCCGAAAACATCGAAATCGCAAACAGCGGTTTGAAGCCGGAAATCACGACCGGCCTTGAACTCGGCGCCGACCTCCGGTTTTTGAAAGGCAAAATCGGCCTGGATGTGACTTATTACAAACAGACGACCAAAGACCAGATCCTCGGCGTGGAAATTTCCAAAGCGAGCGGCTACAACACCCGCATTCTGAATGCCGGAAAAATCACCAACCAGGGCGTTGAAATCTCGGTATCAGGCACGCCGGTGAAGCTGGCCGGCGGTTTCAGCTGGGACGTCTCGCTCAACTGGGCGCGCAACCGCAACAAAGTGATTGAACTGGCAGAAGGACTCACTACCTACACGCTTGCCACACAGCGCGGCATGTCGTCGGAAGCACGTGTGGGCCAGCCTTATGGCACATTTTACGGCGTGGGTTTCCAGAAACACAATGGACAGATCGTGTACGGTGCCAATGGATTGCCACTGACAGCCGCCGGACAAATGCTGGGTAACATCCAGCCCGACTGGATCGGTGGTATGCTGAACACATTGAATCACAAAGGCTTCTCACTGAGCGCATTGGTGGACGTGCGCATGGGTGGCGACATTTATGACGAAGGCACCGGCACCGCGCGCTGGACGGGCCAATATGCCGAAACGGCACTGGGCCGCGAAGAAGGCGTGATCGGCCAGGGTGTGCGGGAAGTGACGGCTGCGGATGGTTCCAAATCCTTTGTGCCGAACGACATTATCGTCACTGCCAATCAGCTTTATGGTTATGCCAATCCGCGCAACTACCACGAATCGGCGATTTTCGATGCGAGCTATGTGAAGCTGCGTGAAGTGTCGCTCGGCTACTCGTTCAGCCCGTCGCTTTTGAAAAAGGTAAAAATCCAGTCGGCCAAGATCTCGCTCGTGGGCCGGAACGTTTGGATGATCTTCAAAAACACCCCGCATATCGATCCGGAGATCGATGCGAAAGGGGGTAACCAGCAAGGATTCGGTTATGGTGAGCTGCCCAGCTCCCGCAGCATTGGCGCAAACCTCTCGCTGTCGTTCTGA
- a CDS encoding SusD/RagB family nutrient-binding outer membrane lipoprotein, giving the protein MKSILTHKSIWMTALAGALSITSCTKDFDSMNVSPNSPTAIGPQYLLPTGIETSVDRYWGHRDRFERINIDAAELYVQHLTRNIYSNEGDDYTVSPALISNNWKGFFNDGLLNFQRIINQTNAESASPNANYEGVALVMRTWVFSLLVDMYGSIPYTDAIKGTASDPVYTPKYDSMETIYAGLLNDLKLANEKLTVGGPAIAGDILYSGDILKWKKFANSLRLRLANRQAAKKPAESKAIFTEILGDATKFPIFTGNADNASLKCTTVLPSNNEWNQILIQGGRTDWNISKTLADKMNALGDTRITVYANPNKDGLYQGHANGLPDAIATGYLATSSTIGKAFTDAAAPEVIMTYADLNFILAEAVLDGDATGDAKKYFEEGITASFAQYGLTPPAGYFTKAGPVSKEKVLEQKWISLFGQGVEAWIEWRRTGFPVFPAADPRAVLNNGGVLPTRFNYPASEYSLNAASVADGVKLNGGADDMKTKLWWAEK; this is encoded by the coding sequence ATGAAAAGCATTTTAACCCATAAAAGCATCTGGATGACCGCCCTCGCCGGCGCATTGAGCATCACCAGCTGCACCAAGGATTTCGATAGCATGAACGTGAGCCCGAACAGCCCCACGGCCATCGGTCCGCAATACCTGCTCCCTACCGGCATCGAAACCTCGGTAGACCGCTACTGGGGCCACCGCGACCGTTTCGAGCGGATCAACATCGACGCCGCCGAACTGTACGTGCAGCATTTGACGCGCAACATTTACAGCAATGAAGGCGACGATTACACGGTGTCGCCCGCATTGATCTCCAACAACTGGAAAGGCTTTTTCAACGACGGCCTGCTGAATTTCCAGCGCATTATCAACCAAACGAATGCGGAGTCCGCTTCACCTAACGCTAATTATGAAGGAGTGGCGCTGGTTATGCGTACCTGGGTGTTTTCGCTGCTGGTGGACATGTACGGCTCCATTCCCTACACCGACGCCATCAAGGGCACGGCCAGCGACCCGGTTTACACGCCGAAATACGATTCGATGGAAACCATTTACGCAGGTTTGCTCAATGACCTGAAACTGGCGAACGAGAAGCTGACCGTCGGCGGCCCGGCCATTGCAGGCGACATTCTGTATTCGGGTGATATTTTGAAATGGAAAAAATTCGCCAATTCGCTCCGCCTCCGCCTCGCTAACCGCCAGGCTGCCAAAAAGCCGGCAGAGTCGAAAGCGATCTTCACAGAAATCCTCGGCGACGCCACCAAATTCCCGATTTTCACCGGCAATGCGGATAATGCGTCGCTGAAATGCACGACGGTGCTGCCGAGCAACAACGAATGGAACCAGATCCTGATCCAGGGCGGACGTACGGACTGGAATATCAGCAAAACGCTGGCCGATAAGATGAATGCACTGGGCGACACCCGCATTACCGTGTATGCCAACCCGAATAAGGACGGCCTTTACCAGGGCCACGCCAACGGCCTGCCCGACGCCATCGCGACCGGCTACCTCGCCACCAGCTCCACCATCGGCAAGGCATTCACCGACGCCGCCGCGCCGGAAGTGATCATGACCTACGCAGATCTGAATTTCATCCTCGCCGAAGCCGTGCTGGACGGAGACGCGACAGGCGATGCGAAAAAGTACTTCGAAGAAGGCATTACCGCCTCGTTTGCCCAGTACGGCCTCACGCCGCCGGCAGGTTACTTCACCAAAGCCGGTCCGGTAAGCAAGGAAAAAGTGCTCGAACAGAAATGGATTTCGCTCTTCGGGCAAGGCGTGGAAGCGTGGATTGAATGGCGCCGGACGGGCTTCCCGGTGTTCCCGGCCGCCGACCCGCGTGCGGTGCTGAACAATGGCGGCGTGCTCCCTACCCGCTTCAATTACCCGGCCTCGGAATACTCGCTCAACGCGGCTTCCGTAGCCGATGGCGTGAAGCTCAATGGCGGGGCGGACGATATGAAGACCAAACTGTGGTGGGCTGAGAAATAA